The following is a genomic window from Choloepus didactylus isolate mChoDid1 chromosome 5, mChoDid1.pri, whole genome shotgun sequence.
GTTTTGCCATAAAGATAAATAGCCCCAAAGCTTGGAACATACAGCAaaattactgaagtccttatttTCATAATTTGGTGGAAAATACTTTTTGGGTAAAGAAgagttggtttttttgtttgtttgttttgtttcccctCTACTTGAAATATCCAGAAgctgttttattatttatatactcaggactgtttttttttttccaggaaatttttttatattcctGTTTTTTATTCACTGTATCAAGTTTatcttggagttttctttttggaTAAAATTCATGTTACCTTCTCACAGGCTCTTACGGTCATTTTCTCCTATACtcaactgccttcttgcttttGAAAGTCAAACAAAATTTACTATCAGATTGCAAAAATTGTAAGGAAGGAAACAGAGTTATatgatcaatatttattgagtccctacTAGGGACTCAAAGGGAACTAAATATGAGAGAGTCACAAATTTACAGACACAAATCTTATTAAAGTTCATTCCAAGACCAAATAGAAATTATCTGAAATAAGCCACAGGTTTTAGGAATGTAAGGAGCAGCACTGCTCCCAGCTATCGTATGGAAGTGGGAACGATGATTGAAACTGAAGTTGCAGGAGTGAGGCAATCCAAGATTTTATGCCAACACTGGATAGAGGCAAGTAATGTAGCGAAGCACACAGCCCTTCCCAGAGTGGAGATTCAGGGTGTGACGTCTGGCAAGTGACTTAACACCTCATTGCTTTACTTCcctcatttgtcaaatgaataGGTTACATTCACTGCTCTCCAAGGCAGTCTTCTAGCTCTCAGAAACTGTTAATTGGAACCTGCTACTTTTGCCCAAAATGGGGTGTCAGAGAGAGGCTATAAGTCTtatattttagcttttttttaaatttaaacatttttaattgtgtaatATAAcgtatatatacagaaatgtgataactttcaaagtacaatttaatgagtagctatagagcacatttcagagaatgttatgggttacagttccaccgttgcagttatttccttctagctattctaataccctagcatctaatacacacacacacacacacacacacacacacacacacacacttatttatatgaagattcaatatttgcaatcctttgttaaatcctatcttgtctgttgctactcttccctctcatttgatcaatctctcaatcttcagggatctCTAGGAAATGACAagtctaacttgttcatattgaaaaggggtgtcaacattatggggagggggatgcagctggttgatgttcttgaaaaggctgatgtctctgggtttgggaacatatctggcataggaacaatgtggagattttaagtttctgaaatataaacagtgagtgaaacttgacctgggtattctttagggttgtCGGGAATACTGTTGGCTGGGGCTTGGCATGCTGTGGCAATTTGCAACTTATTAGCTGAGCTTGCATAAgcataacctccaggatagcctttcgagtctatttgaaatctcagccactgaaaccttattttgttgcatttcttttcccccttttggtctacaagacattctcaatcccacaatgccagggccaggctcattcctgggagtcatgtcccacatcgccaaaGAGACTCGCACACCCGGGATTCATGTACCACGTAGGGGGAAgagtaataaatttatttgcagagttgggcttagagaaagagaggtcACACTTGAGAAACGAAAGAGGttctttagcttttatttttccttttaatgccaaactttctttccttcttttttttttttcctatttctctaatCTGTATACCCAGGCCAATGTCCATTTTTATTAGTTCATCTCATCACATcattcattttcttcagtgttatACCTCCAGGAATCTAAAAGAACTTTGAAAGGACCAGAAAATTCTGTTAGCTGATATTTCATGAGCCATGGAGCTTCCAGGTCCTGAACCCAAAGCTCAGATACAGGACGAGATAGTGTCAGTGTAGTATGGTTAAGTGGATGGACTCACATCCCTGGTTCAGACTCTGGATCCACAACTTTCTGACTGTGTAACCCTCTCCTAAGTTACCTAATTtgcttgtatttcttcttctctttctgtctgtaaaatgaggagagtAATAGATAGCATCTAATTTAGGGGCAATTGGAAGGAATAATTGGGTAATAAATGCAAAGAACTGAGAATAATGCTTGGGATACAGTAAGTCCTTTTTagaattattattgttgttgttgttattgttatagTTACTGTTATTCATGAACCAGGCTCACTGTTGATATGCCTTGATCTATTCTGCTGATAAGTACCAGGATTATCAGAGTAGGACAACTCTGTATCCAATTCTAAAGCTGATAGATTTGTAATGACTATAAATCAATATAACAGGCAGTAAATGAAGATAATCTTTGTAGTAATAGCTAAAAATAGCTACCATTTGATTGAGCCCCTACTGTGCACCAGGCATTtagtataatattttatataaaagaacTCTCATGacaagggatatatatatatatatatatatatatatatgtatgtatatattgctGGTAAGTGGACAAAGCCAAAATTCAAACCTTGGGTGGCCTGAATCCAGTGTTCTTGTCCTTTCCACTATGCCACACGATCCTCGATTGAACTACATTTACTTTTAATAAGCCACacctaaattattttaaagacatgTGTTTTAGATAATTTATTGTTCCAAGACACTTCAGATCCTCAGATCCTAGTCAGGCACTGTAAGAAAACCAATCCCTTGCTAATTCCTGAATTAAAGACAACAAATTTTGCCTCTGTTTCTGGAATCTGGATGGAACCCAAAAAACTGGCATCTAAGGAAGGGGTAAGATAGTtggagcaggaaaaaaataaatctaaatgacTACATATTTCAAAAGTGTGTATACATCTGCAAACATTTTCATATAAAGGAATCATCTGACCAATGTTTCTTTGCCCCAGTTAAAAATGATTTGTTCTGATATGAAGATAATGAGTTTGCAGAGTTACAAAGTATTCTAAGTCTTACAAGTCTAATGTTGCTTGGTATTAGCATATAAAAATGGCaggaagtgttttttaaaaatagtaaaatggttaaaaaacttACGGGATGGCCATTTAATGGCTGTCCAAAAAGATACAttaagtgaaaacaaaacaagttgAAATATGAAAAAGAGTATGAACAATTTGATCCCATATACAAACACAGGCCTTGGCCTGTTTTTGTAAGGCttgtaaaattatttctttaattaaaaaaataaaaaaaggaagaaagaaagaaaaagaagcatatGAGACAAGAATATATTGTAGCTAAGCAAGACAATGAAACAAAGTATataggtatttttattttactctcctGAATTCATAAGTGTCGTTTTATTTTATGCCATACTTTCATGTTGTTCAAATACTTTTAATTACAACCTCACCTCTTCCAGCACTGCTATGACCAGTGACGAATGAGTACATTCTATTCTTCCTTTGCAAATAAAGATGAGTACAAGCACAAGAACTCACTGGTTCCACCTAAAAATACCTGACAGATCTTGGAAATGATTGTCAAGAGTTTTCTGCCTTTAAAAGGAGCAGCAAtagcaaagaaatgaaagttcccACCAAACCAGAAGTGACTGAAGCTTGGAAAATGGAGATACATGTTTTAGATCTCTTTGATttaggaaagtaggtagaagaAAAACTTCTCCAGGAGTATAAaggcatattttatatattttttaaaagtctcatttgacagaccaaaggaaaaaagaaaggggatttttttatttaatactcTTCTCAAAACTcttaattccaataaaaattggGATTTTGGCTTCCTTTATGCTTACAACATTTTCAAATTCCCCTATTGTGTTTTCTATACGGATTGAGGCAAAACATACTTTGCCATAGAGATAAAATTAAACCCATAAATAGGCCAAAAACTTGGAACACTTACCAAAAAATGTTAAAGTCCCTATTTTTATAATTTGGTGGAAAAATACTTTTGGGGTAAAGGAGAgttggttttgtttcatttttccattttccttaaaTATCCAGAAGCTGTATTATTAGTTATATACTCAGGGTTAATTTTTCCAGGAAATTTGGTTATATTCCCATTTATCAATCACTGTGTCTAGTTTgccttgaaattttcattttggatAAAATTCATGTTACCTTCCATCAGGCTCCTGTGGTCATTTTGTCCTTTACTCAGATGTCTCCTTAATTTTGGAAGTCAAGCTAATTTTACtatcaaatttcaaaaattataagCAAGGAAACAGAGTTACATgatcaatatttattaagcccCTGCTAGGGGCTCAAAAGGAGCTAAATATGAGAGAGTCACAAATTTACAGACACAAATCTTATTAAAGTTCATTCCAAGACCAAATAGAAATTATCTGAATAACCTAAAGCCACAGGTTTTAGGAATCTAAGGAGCAGCACTGCTCCCAGCTATCGTATGGAAGTGTGAATGATGATTGAATCTGAAGTTGCAGGAGTCAGGCAATCCAAGATTTTATGCCAACACTGGATAGAGGCAAGTGATGTAGCAGAAGCACACAGCCCTTCCCAGAGTGGAGACCTGGCTTCTTCAGTGCGTGACCTCTGGCAAGTGACTTAACACCTCATTGCTTTACTTCcctcatttgtcaaatgaataGGTTACGTTCACTGCTCTCCAAGGCAATCTTCTAGCTCTCAGAAACTATTACTTGGAACCTGCTATTTCTGCCCAAAATGGGGTGTCAGGAAGAGCCTATAAGTCTAATATTCAgcttttatgtttccttttaatgacaaactttctttctttctattttttcctatttctctaatCTGTACACCCAGGCCAATGTCCATCATTATTAGCTCATCTCATcatgtcattcctttttttttcgcTATTATGCCTCCAGGAACCTAAGAGGACTTTGAAAGGACCAGAAAATTCTGTTAGCTGGTATTTCATGAGCCATGGAACTTCCAGATCCTGAACTCAAAGCTCAGATACAGGACAAGATAGTGTCAGTGTAGTATGGTTAAGTGGATGGACTCTGGAGCCTCATCCCTGGTTTAGATTCTGGATCCAAAACTTTCTGACTGTGTAATCCTCACCTAAGTTATCTAACTGTGAAATGAGGAGAGCAATAGACAGCATCTAATCTAGGGGCAATTAGAAGGAATAATTGGGTAATATATGCAGAGCACTGAGAAAAATACTTGGGACACAGTAAGTCCTTTCTAGCATTAtcattgttgttgctgttactgTTATAGTTATTGTTATTTATGAACCAGGCTGACTCATAATATGCCTCAATCTATTTTGCTGATGAGTACCAGGATTATCAGAGTAAGACAACTCTTGTATCTAATTCTAAAGCTGACAGATTTGTAATGAATATAAGACAATATAACAGGCAGTAAATGTAGACAGTCTTTGTAGTAATAGCTAAAAATAACTACCATTTGATTAAGCCCTTACTGTATGCTAGGCCTTGTTTAGCATTTAGCGCAGTCAGTGttgctatttctattttatataaaagAACTACCATAacaagggatatatatatatatagctggtAAGTGGACAAAGCCAAAATTCAAACCTCGGGTGGCCTGAATCCAGTGTCTATGTCATTTCCACTAGGCCACGTGATCCTCTATTGAACTACATTTACTTGTAATACACCACacctaaattattttaaagacatacattttaggtaattttttgtttctaaatacCCCAGATCCTCAGATCTTAGTCAGGCACTGTAAAAACCAACCCCTCGCTAATTCCTGAACAAAGGAAAGCAAGTTGTGCCTCTGTTTCTGGAACCTGGATGGAGCCAAAAGAGCTGGCATCTAGGGAAGAGGTGGGATGGTTgtggtggaaaaaaataaatctaaatgacTGCATATTTCAGAAGTGTGTTTAACTCTGCAAGCATCATCTTATAAAGGAGCCATCTGACCAATGTTTCCTTACCCCAGTTAAAAATGATTTGTTCTGATATGAAGATAatttgtttgtgtatttataaAGTAATCTTAAGCCTTTTAAGTCTAATGTTGCTTGGTATTAGCATATAAAAATAtcatgaagatttttaaaaaaatcataaagtggTTAAATAATTTATGGGATGGCCACTTAATTGCtggttaaaaatatattaagtgaaaacaaaacaagttgAAATATGAAAAAGAGTATGAATAATTTGATcccatatgtatatatgtggaTGTAtaggtgtatgtgtgtattaACATTCCCTGTTAATTAACATCACCTGTTATGTTAACATTGTTAACATATATATTAACATTAACAGGTTCtggctaaatcaattaaaatagtAAAGCCTATTTTATCACTATGTCATTATTGTAATCATGCAGATAAGTGAGGAGAAAGATGAGTGAGGACTGAGGAGAGAgctcataaataaaatgaatgattcagttcaacaaatatttataaactcTGCAATAACTAAATTTAGGCTGTGTTCTAGGTGCTTGTGATACCTGTGAAAAAAAATCAGCCCTAGGTTCCTGACCCCTTGGAGCTCACCTTCTAGCGTATTGTCATGATCAATTATTTAAGCAAATTTAAAATAGTAGGACATGTGTATACTTCTTAGAATCCAGGAGTTGTAATAAGCCTGGAAGATGAAGCATGTACGTATAACCTAGATAAAGAGCATGAGCTGAAAAAGGCATTGCTGGAATTGGCTTCTCAGCTGAAATCATGTATATTCTCTGCTAGTCTGTTTCCTGATCAATAAAATGAGTATAACAATAATAACATGTCTgcaggttattgtgaggattagagAGAAGATGTTATATAAATGTGTAGGTCACATAAATGCACAATAAATGCATTTACTGTTAGTACTACTTTTGTATTCCCCACACagtttaaaatgttataaatatagatgttcaatgagtattttttaaatgaatgtgtgaatgaatgaatgattcttgATAGTTCCCTTTATGTTTGCAGTTTTTATGTTTGATTATGCATAAAAATGTAACTGAGGAATTAAGTAATCATgcatataatttgtaacaacagtgggtttttaaaaatattcaataaacacTACTATtgaaaaattttgttgttttagatAAAAATTATCCAGCTTTGTGGTTTatagttttctaattttcctctcttaacaattttcagtaaatttctacatgaaaaagaaataatgtctACTTTAATTTCATGTGGTTTGGAGTCTTTCTTAGCATAACAGGCACTAATTGACATATTAGATTTTTGAGGGTGAGGAAGGGAAGTGGAAATAAATTGTGCATTACATAGTTGTGAACAAAGTGAAATAAATCCaattcatgcaaaaaaaaaaaaaaaagaagcatccCACAGGCCCTCTCCTACATTAGTGGGAAAAAGGTAACATAGAACTGCAAAGAACTGAAACTTCTAAATCAAACACAAGAGGTATAAATCTAAACTTCTTTATTTATCAACTATGTGACCTCACCCAAAATCATTTctcagagaattaaatgaaataatatagggGCTTGGCTCATGGCAAGGGTTTAATAATTATTCATTCCCTTCCACCTCTGCAACTCACATTTTTGGAATGAAGAAAAGATTCAATCAATGAGCACTGTGTTGACTTTGTGGACTTGTGTTGCTAGCCCTTTTCGGAATGGGATCCTTTAGAGGTAGCTGGAGGCAGATGTCTGCTGGGATCCCTTACCTGTAGTGTAGCCAGCTGTTTCTCCTTTGTCTGTGGACATCCAGGAGGACAGGGGAGggagcagttttttttttcctttcctaggAAGTACATATTCCTtgggagaaacagagaaagtCACATTAAAGAAACAACaatgaaatgttttatattaaataCATTCCTAAATTCTGCAGTACTCTGTTTTAAACAAAGattgagctctttcttctttccttcaagGTGTCCAAGTGTTGTGAAGAAGTAAGGGATTACATTGAAGAAAGATCCGGGGAAGATCCTCTAGTAAAAGGCATTCCAGAGGACAAAAATCCCTTCAAGGAACTGAAAGGAGGTTGTGTGATTTCATGAAAAGTCCTTAGAACATCTTGGATTTTAATGACAATACTAATTTGCACTCATGTATAGTGATACTTTTAGGCATGcatgagtttttaaatttataaatgtaaacttttaataaaatttggGATGTGATAATACATAACCATACTTTGTTTTTTGTTAGCACATGTTCTAACACATCATGGACACAAAAAAT
Proteins encoded in this region:
- the GNGT1 gene encoding guanine nucleotide-binding protein G(T) subunit gamma-T1, with amino-acid sequence MPVINIEDLTEKDKLKMEVDQLKKEVTLERMLVSKCCEEVRDYIEERSGEDPLVKGIPEDKNPFKELKGGCVIS